The sequence AATATTATGAAAAGGCTTATTTGGATTATTGCGTTACTTTTTAGTGTGGTTGTGGCTAAGGATTTGAATTTAAAAGAATTAGAAATCTCTTGCGATAATGGCGATATGGATGCTTGCTTTTATCTTGGATATTTCTATAAATATGGCAAATTTGTAGAGCAAAGCTACCACAAAGCCGCCGAGCTATATCAAAAAGCTTGCGATAATGATTACGCATTTGCCTGTTCTGCTCTTGGGGATCTGTATGTAAGTGGCAAAGGTGTAGAGCTAAACTACCGCAAAGCCGCAAAATTATACGAAAAAGCCTGTGATAACGGCGATTTATGGGGTTGTGGTAGCCTTATAAACCTATATCGTGAAGGCGAGGGTATAAGACAAAATTACCAAAATGCTATCAAATCATCCCAAAAGGCTTGTGATAATGCCAACTCACTAGGTTGCCTTAACCTTGGAATCGCATATGAAAAAGCCAAAGGCGTAAGACAAGATTACGCTATAGCTAAGGAGTATTTTGGCAAGGCGTGTGATTTGGGCGATCAAATTGGTTGTGATAATTATAAAAGATTAAATATCTATGTAAAAGATTAAATAATAGATAGCTTATAATGATCTAAGCATATATCCCACGGCTTATCTGATTAGATTTTTCTCATCTCATCAAGCCTTGAGAGAAATGGGGTGATGAGATTTATATCTTTTTGTTTTTTAGATGAGTAGTAGATTAAATTTTTATCTAAATTTTTGCCATTTTCTAGCTCATCTAATCTTCTTTTGATCTGCTTTATAGTCCCATTTATCCCATCTACAATCTTACAATTTGGCATTAAAGCAGCAAAACTATCTTTAAAATAGTTAAAATGCGTACATCCTAGTACCAAAAGGGATATATTTGTAGCATTGATTTGAGCTATTTGCTCAGCTATATATCGCTTCACTGATGGTGAGTCAAACTCCATATTTTGAGCGAATTCCACTAGCTTTGGCATAGGTAAAAGATAGGTTTTATCGCTTAAATTTGATCTTTTTAAAAGCTCATTTAGCTTAGCACCCTTTATCGTAGCTGGCGTAGCGATAACTAGTATATTGCCATCTTCGCTTTGACCTAACTTCACTGCTGGTTCCATCCCGATAATTGGTATGCTAAATTTCTGCCTAAGGTCGCTTATAGCAGCACTCGTGGCGGTATTACACGCAATTACTATTATATCAGCCATAGGGCGCAAAAACTCGACCGCATCAGTGCTAAGAGCTCTTATCTCATCAATGCTCTTTACCCCATAAGGTGCGTTGTCATTATCGGCAAAATATATAAAATCACACCCTTTAAGCTCCCTTTTAGCCTCATTTAAAAGACTTAGCCCCCCAAATCCAGAGTCAAATACCGCTACAACCATCAGCCAAATATCTCAAATTTTTCAAATAATTTTGTATCATTATCTATCAAGCCTCTATCAATCAAATTTTTAACAACTTCTTGATTGCAATTGGTCTCTTTAGGCCACTCTTTTGTATAGCCATCATCTATGGTTTTGCGAGTCGCATCAATGCAAATTTGCTCATCATCTATATATATATCTCGCTGGGCATCAATACTATTAGTAATACGCCATACCATCATATATGGATTATCTATTTTTGAATCAATATCTGTAAATATTATAATTTTAAAATGTTTTTTAAGCGTTAAAAGAGAGTTAAAAAGAGATTTTAGGTTTGATTTTTTATCTACTTTTACCATACAGATTGGATTTTTGGTATCGGTAAAATATTGATATATCTCTAAAATATCAGAGCTTATTTTTTTAAATTTATCTAGTAGTTCGGTATTGCTTATCACACTTGGTGTTAAAGTAGAGTAGTCTATAGATGCATCTATGCCTAGTTTGCCTCCATAGCATGAGTTTGGACTAGCATGATCGAGCTGATCGCAAACTCCACTTGTTATTAGGCAGCTTTTTGGACTAAATTTATTTAGTACAAATTTAGCCAAATTTTCATAATCATCTAAATCAGGTGCATTGCTTGGGACAAATATAGCATGTTTTACAAAGCTCATCTGACCAACGCCCCAAAATGCATGCATAAGCTGCTGAGCGTGTGCTGGATAAAGGTTATTAAATTTAGCTAATATTAAGTTATGAAATACTCCATTTTCAGGCATTTTATAATCAATCAGATCTGGCGCAGTAGTTTGCAAAAGTGGCAAAAATATACGCTCAGTTGCATATCCCATATATTTATCTTCTAAAGGCGGCTTGCCCACGACAGTTGCAGCAAATATTGGATTTGTCTTATGCGTAATTTTGCTTACTTTCATTACTGGAAACGGCTCTATTGGGGTATAATAGCCAGTATGATCGCCAAATCTTCCCTCATCTTTTAACTCATTTGGATCTACAAATCCCTCGATAATAAAATCAGCATCAAAAGGCACATAAATATCATTAGTAAGTGATTTTACCAATTTCGCTGGTTTTTTACGAATAAATCCATATAGCATTAATTCAAAAATATTTTTTGGTAGTGGTGCTTGCCCACACCATATATATAATGGATCTCCGCCAATAGCAACGCTTACAGGCATTTTTTGGCCAGCTTGTTTGTATTCGTGAAAAAAATGCGCCCCATCTTTGTGAATTTGCCAGTGCATTCCAAGTTCATTTTGGCTATGGACTTGAAGGCGATACATACCCAAATTTTGAGTAGTTCCATTTAACGCCTTAGTATAGACTTGACCCATTGTGATAAAGGCGCCACCATCATCATCCCAAGTTTTCAAAACCGGAAGTTTATATAAATTTGGCTCTTTAAATTCACATTCTTGACATATACCATTGCCTTTTAATCTTTTTGGAAAAATGGATTTTAAACTCAAAAGATAGCCGAAAAAATCTATTTTTTCTTTCATTGAATTTGGTTTTTTAGGTTTTAAAAGAGCTGAAATTTCATTAGAAATATCACTAATATCACGCCCAAAAATTATCTCAAGTGCCTTAAAACTACCAAAAATATTTGTTATCACAGGGGGAAATTTATCACCATTTTTATTAGTTGGATTGGTAAATAGTATAGCTTTAGAATTATCTTTTTTAACTTCGATGTAGCTAATATGAGCAATTTCAAGATCAATATCGCATGGCGCTTCTATAATTTTTAATAGATTATTTTTTTTAAGCAAATTTATATAGTAATGCATGTTTACTCCATTTTTAAACAAAGAAAGTCTATCATAATATATAAAACATTAAGCAAAAAGTTAGATAAAATCATAAATTTAGAGTAAAAAATTTGAATTTAAACTAAATTTAATTAAAAATTTAAAATATTTAGGAAAATAGCCTAATATTTAATCTTTTTTTAAGCATATCTCTTATATAATTCCAGCTCACGAATTGAGAAACACCTTAACCTTCTGAAAAGCTTGGTTAAATCATCTCTTTATCGTTTTTGTTTTTTAATTTTTATAATGTTAAACTATCTTTTATAGTCAATCTTTGAAATCTAAACAAGTGATCGATTGAGCCAGAATCTTATTATATTATAATAGATTCAATACTTATATAACAGATATAAAGTTTTTAGATTAAAACTTCATAATACTTAAGTAGTTTATCTACTTTAATTTTTTATGGAGAGTTTGATCCTGGCTCAGAGTGAACGCTGGCGGCGTGCCTAATACATGCAAGTCGAACGGACAAGTAAGAGCTTGCTCTTATGAGTTAGTGGCGCACGGGTGAGTAATGTATAGTTAATCTGCCCTATGCTGGAGGACAACAGTTAGAAATGACTGCTAATACTCCATACTCCTTCTTAACATAAGTTAAGTTGGGAAAGTTTTTTCGGCATAGGATGAGACTATATTGTATCAGCTAGTTGGTGAGGTAATGGCTCACCAAGGCTATGACGCATAACTGGTCTGAGAGGATGATCAGTCACACTGGAACTGAGACACGGTCCAGACTCCTACGGGAGGCAGCAGTAGGGAATATTGCTCAATGGGGGAAACCCTGAAGCAGCAACGCCGCGTGGAGGATGACACTTTTCGGAGCGTAAACTCCTTTTCTTAGGGAAGAAATTTGACGGTACCTAAGGAATAAGCACCGGCTAACTCCGTGCCAGCAGCCGCGGTAATACGGAGGGTGCAAGCGTTACTCGGAATCACTGGGCGTAAAGGACGCGTAGGCGGATTATCAAGTCTTTTGTGAAATCTAATGGCTTAACCATTAAACTGCTTGAGAAACTGATAATCTAGAGTGAGGGAGAGGCAGATGGAATTGGTGGTGTAGGGGTAAAATCCGTAGAGATCACCAAGAATACCCATTGCGAAGGCGATCTGCTAGAACTCAACTGACGCTAATGCGTGAAAGCGTGGGGAGCAAACAGGATTAGATACCCTGGTAGTCCACGCCCTAAACGATGTATACTAGTTGTTGCTCTGCTAGTCAGGGCAGTAATGCACCTAACGGATTAAGTATACCGCCTGGGGAGTACGGTCGCAAGATTAAAACTCAAAGGAATAGACGGGGACCCGCACAAGCGGTGGAGCATGTGGTTTAATTCGATGATACGCGAAGAACCTTACCTGGGCTTGATATCCTAAGAACCTCTTAGAGATAAGAGGGTGCTAGCTTGCTAGAACTTAGAGACAGGTGCTGCACGGCTGTCGTCAGCTCGTGTCGTGAGATGTTCGGTTAAGTCCGGCAACGAGCGCAACCCACGTATTTAGTTGCTAACAGTTTGGCTGAGCACTCTAAATATACTGCCTTCGTAAGGAGGAGGAAGGTGTGGACGACGTCAAGTCATCATGGCCCTTATGCCCAGGGCGACACACGTGCTACAATGGCATATACAATGAGACGCAATATCGTGAGATGGAGCAAATCTATAAAATATGTCCCAGTTCGGATTGTTCTCTGCAACTCGAGAGCATGAAGCCGGAATCGCTAGTAATCGTAGATCAGCCATGCTACGGTGAATACGTTCCCGGGTCTTGTACTCACCGCCCGTCACACCATGGGAGTTGATTTCACTCGAAGTCGGAATGCTAAACTAGCTACCGCCCACAGTGGAATCAGCGACTGGGGTGAAGTCGTAACAAGGTAACCGTAGGAGAACCTGCGGTTGGATCACCTCCTTTCTAGAGTACAAAGTGATAATCTCACAATTATCACTTCAATATATCTCAATCACACTTGTTTAGGTTTGAGGGATTGATTTTTTAAAAGTAGTTATTAAGGGCCTATAGCTCAGCTGGTTAGAGTGCACCCCTGATAAGGGTGAGGTCACAAGTTCAAGTCTTGTTAGGCCCACCATTATTCATTTTTATCCGTTTTTATTTTTCATATTGGCATATCATATTTGTAATTCTCAAGATTTTTGTTATTTAAATTTTTTAAAATCTAATGTTGCTTGATTAAAATTTATAATTTCTATTTTTCAAATACTATATTCTTATATTTTTTGATTTACCTAAAATTGCTTCATTTTGTATTAAAAATTTTTAATAATATTAAATTTTTTAATTATTTAACTAGATTTTAGTACAAATTTTCAAAAAATTATAATATTTTCTGAAAATTGTTTTATATTTAAGCTTATTTTAATATTAATATTGTATAATTCCACTCACATTTCAAGTTAATCTTATTTAGCTTTGAAAAGTAAAGTTACTTAAATTACCATTGTTAAAAGTTACAATCAAGTTTTAATATTTAAAACAATTTTACAGGACTTGTTAGAGCTTTGAATTTAGTTTAATTTCAAATATTCTATATCAAACACTGTTATCCCAATAATATAAAAGATATAGTTTATAAATATTAACTTCACAATCTATTAAGCTTTAAAACTTACTTAATAGTAGTTAATACTTTCCGTCTTATTAAATTTAAATTCAAATACTATAAATCTAAACAGATTAACAAGAATTAAGTAATTAATTCTTAAATAATTAAATAGTTTATTTTTATATTTATATTTATCTATTTAATTTATATCTACTAGACTTTATCTTTAACAAGGAAGTGATGCGAATTAGAATATCAATAATCTAATTAAAAAAAGGTAAGCTACTAAGGGCAAATGGTGGATGCCTTGGCTAGTAGAGGCGATGAAAGACGTGCCAGGCTGCGATAAGTCTCGGGGAGCCGTCAAGGGGCTTTGATCCGGGAATTTCTGAATGGGGCAACCCAGTATATAGTGATATGTACTACCGCAATGCGGAGCGAACGTTGGGAATTGAAACATCTTAGTACCAATAGGAAAAGAAATCAAACGAGATTACGCTAGTAGCGGCGAGCGAAAGCGTAAGAGGGCAAACCACTAGCTTGCTAGTGGGGTTGTAGGACTGCAATATAGACTTAAACAATCTAATAGAATAAGTTGGAAAACTTAAGCATAGAGGGTGATACTCCCGTATATGAAAGTGCGTTTATACTTAGCAGTATCCTGAGTAGGGCGGGACACGTGTAATCCTGTCTGAAGCTGGGTAGACCACTATCCAACCCTAAATACTACTACTAGACCGATAGTGCACAAGTACCGTGAGGGAAAGGTGAAAAGAACTGAGGTGATCAGAGTGAAATAGAACCTGAAACCATTTGCTTACAATCATTCAGAGCCCTATGATTTATCAGGGTGATGGACTGCCTTTTGCATAATGAGCCTGCGAGTTGTGGTGTCTGGCGAGGTTAAGGAAACCCGGAGCCGTAGCGAAAGCGAGTCTTAATAGGGCGTATAGTCAGATGCTGCAGACCCGAAACGATGTGATCTATCCATGAGCAGGTTGAAACTGGTGTAAGAGCCAGTGGAGGACCGAACAGACGGCCGTTGAAAAGGCTCCTGATGACTTGTGGATAGGGGTGAAAGGCCAATCAAACATCGTGATAGCTGGTTCTCTCCGAAATATATTTAGGTATAGCGTTGTGTAGTAACTTTGTGAGGTAGAGCACTGAATGGGCTAGGGCATACACCAATGTACCAAACCCTATCAAACTCCGAATGCGCAAAGTGTAATCACAGCAGTCAGGCGGCGAGTGATAAAATCCGTCGTCGAGAGGGGAACAACCCAGACTAACAGCTAAGGTCCCTAAATCTCATTTAAGTGGAAAACGATGTGGAGTTACTGAAACAACCAGGAGGTTGGCTTAGAAGCAGCCATCCTTTAAAGAAAGCGTAATAGCTCACTGGTCTAGTGATTCTGCGCGGAAAATATAACGGGGCTAAAATGAGTACCGAAGCTTTAGACTTGCACTTAATTCTAATTATAAATTTGGCTATGAGCTTTTAAGTTATATTTCTTATAATTTAATTGCACTCATATAAATTAAATTATGAGAAAATAGTTTAGCTAAAATAATTAGAAGTAGTTAGAATTAAGTGCAAGTGGTAGGAGAGCGTTCTATTCAGCGTTGAAGGTATACCGGTAAGGAGTGCTGGAGCGGATAGAAGTGAGCATGCAGGCATGAGTAGCGATAAAAGGGGTGAGAATCCCTTTCGCCGTAAACCCAAGGTTTCCTACGCGATGCTCGTCATCGTAGGGTTAGTCGGGTCCTAAGCAAAGTCCGAAAGGGGTATGCGATGGAAAATTGGTTAATATTCCAATACCAATTATTATGTGCGATGGAAGGACGCTTAAAGTTAGTGGAGCTAGCGGATGGAAGTGCTAGTCTAAGGGTGTAGGTTGAGTTATAGGCAAATCCGTAACTCTCTATCCGAGACCTCAAAGGCTCTTGACGCTCTTCGGAGTAGATGGAGAATCCATGATACTATCGAGCCAAGAAAAGTTTCTAAGTTTAGTAATAATTGCCCGTACCGTAAACCGACACAGGTGGGTGGGATGAGTATTCTAAGGCGCGTGGAAGAACTCTCTTTAAGGAACTCTGCAAAATAGCACCGTATCTTCGGTATAAGGTGTGCCTAACTTTGTATTAAGATTTACTCCCAAAGCAAAGAAGGTTACAACAAAGAGTCCCTCCCGACTGTTTACCATAAACACAGCACTCTGCTAACTCGTAAGAGGATGTATAGGGTGTGACGCCTGCCCGGTGCTCGAAGGTTAATTGATGGGGTTAGCATTAGCGAAGCTCTTGATCGAAGCCCGAGTAAACGGCGGCCGTAACTATAACGGTCCTAAGGTAGCGAAATTCCTTGTCGGTTAAATACCGACCTGCATGAATGGCGTAACGAGATGGGAGCTGTCTCAAAGAGGGATCCAGTGAAATTGTAGTGGAGGTGAAAATTCCTCCTACCCGCGGCAAGACGGAAAGACCCCGTGGACCTTTACTACAGCTTGACACTGCTATTTGGATAAAGATGCGCAGGATAGGTGGGAGGCTTTGATCCATAGACTCTGGTTTATGGTGAGCCATTGTTGAGATACCACTCTTCTTTATTTGGGTAGCTAACTAGCCTAAGTTATCCTTAGGTAGGACAATGTCTGGTGGGTAGTTTGACTGGGGCGGTCGCCTCCCAAAGTGTAACGGAGGCTTACAAAGGTTGGCTCAGAACGGTTGGAAATCGTTCGTAGAGTATAAAGGCATAAGCCAGCTTAACTGCGAGACGTACATGTCAAGCAGAGACGAAAGTCGGTCTTAGTGATCCGGTGGTTCTGTGTGGAAGGGCCATCGCTCAAAGGATAAAAGGTACCCCGGGGATAACAGGCTGATCTCCCCCAAGAGCTCACATCGACGGGGAGGTTTGGCACCTCGATGTCGGCTCATCGCATCCTGGGGCTGGAGCAGGTCCCAAGGGTATGGCTGTTCGCCATTTAAAGCGGTACGCGAGCTGGGTTCAGAACGTCGTGAGACAGTTCGGTCCCTATCTGCCGTGGGCGTAAGAAGATTGAGGAGAGTTGACTCTAGTACGAGAGGACCGAGTCGAACTGGCCACTGGTGTATCAGTTGTTCTGCCAAGAGCATCGCTGAGTAGCTAAGCCGGGATGTGATAAGAGCTGAAAGCATCTAAGCTCGAAGCCAACTCCAAGATGAATCTTCTTTTAAGAGCTCTAGTAGACTACTAGTTTGATAGGCTGGGTGTGTAATGGATGAGAGTCCTTTAGCTGACCAGTACTAATAGCTCGTTTGCTTATCTTATAAGCATCACTTCCTTGTTAAGGATAAATATAATCCTTTTAGGTTTTTTAAAATATTTTTAGATATTAAACTTAGTGATTTTTAGCTTTAATACTCTAAGCAGTGTTAAATAAGATATTATCTTTATTGATATGATATTTTATTTAACACTGCTCGTGGCTATACATGATTAGGAAACGCCTTGCTCCATCTCGAACCAAGAAGCTAAGCTTTTCATGGCCGATGATACTCTCCCTTACTGGGATGCTGGAAAAGTAGGTTGCTGCGAGCTTTGTTTTTTATTCTTTGTATCTTATATTTATTAATCTATAGTTTTAGTATTTATTTGTTTTTACCTTAATAGATGAAATGGTATAAATCGCTTTTTATTTTTATATCTTTTAACTAATTTATTAATTCTTGGATATTTTATTATTATAAGTTGTTAAGCTTAGATGTTTTAGTGTTTTTATGGCTTATATTATTAATCCTTTAGATATTCTTGTTTTGGATGGAACTTTATTAGATACTAATTATACTAATCTTATATTATATAAAGATGTTTTAAGCAATAAGTTTGGAATGTCTCACTTAATAGAGTTACTATAAAAACTTTAAACAACTGTTTGGAAAATCCATTATCTGTAGTAGAATTACTTAAAATAAAAGAGTATAAAGATCAAATTTATTCTAAATATTTAAATTTAACAAAAGTAAATTATTTACTATTATTAGAATTGCATAATTATCTAAAAACAAATAGAATTATTTTATTGACTAATACTAATAAAAATAGAGCTGATGAGCTTATAAAATTTTTTATGATTTACAAAATTATTTTTCTTATATCTATTATAACTCTAGCAGAAATAAGTATTATAATTTGATTAATAATTTAAATTTAGTTCCTAATAATCTTATTGCTTATGATGATGAAACAATTTAAATTTAAAATGCAAGAATGCGTGAAGTAAAACTATATTATCAAATTTTTATATAGGATAAAATATGCAAAAATATAATATATTTGATTTTACAATTAGTAGAAATGATTTTTATCTAAACTATAAAAGCCTTTTATAGCTTAGATTATATTGGTAATTTACGTGTTGATTGTGAAAATTTAAAAAAGAATCCTGCTAGATTTATTTATACTATTAAAGATGATTTTTGCAAATCAAAAGATCAAGGTAAACTTGATAATACTTCAAATATATGTTTTAAATATATCTATACTTTTTTATCAAATATTGATTTGCTTAAATGGTCTTTTAAGTATTCATATTATGTTTGTTTGGTTTCTGATATAATACTAATAATGAAAAATGCGCTTTAGAGATAGCTAGATTTGCGTGAATAATTTAAAAGATCCTATAATAAAAGATGGTATTGATTTTTTCTTAGAGTTAAAGATGATGAGTGTTTGTATATATTGCTTCTAAATTTGTACAAAAATGGAGTCGTGATTGCAAGTGGATTAGCATTTAGATGTGATGGTATTGCTCATAGGGCTGCTTTTTAATTTAATATGCTAACAGTTACGATTTTACCAAGTAGGATAAAAGAGATTATCCCTAAACAAAATACTGATTTGGCAAACCAAATATCTATTAATGGTGAATTGATTATTAGTAGATATTATAAAGATGCTTTAAATTTTTAAAGAACAAATGAGTGGATGTGTGTAAAGAGATTTAAAATTTACTATGTGGTGATTATAAATATTATTCTTTTATACTATTTATATCGCTGAGTTTTATTTAGGATTGCTAAAATATTAAAATAAAAGCATATTAAATATATTAAGAATTGAATTTGCAAGACATATTTTACACTAGATATTAAAATGTTTATTAATAATTATAAAAATATTGATATGTAGTAATTATCCAAATTTATCTTTATCTTTTGTTTTTTAATATTAGATATAATTTTCTAAATTAAATTTCAAAATCAAATCTAAAGGAAAAATATGCCAATTATAAATATTAAGCTTTCAGACCCAATGCCAAGTCGTCAAAAACTAGATGAAATCGCAACTAAAATTACTGATATAATGGTAAATGATCTAGGCAAAAATCCTCAAAGAGTTGTTATAAATTTTGATGAGATTAGAAGTGATGCAACATATTTTGGTGGTAAATCTGTTCAAGCTATAAAAGAGGGTAAATAATGGCTGAAAAAATAAAAGAAGCTACAGTATTTAATCAAGAAGATATTGATCGTAAAGTAATTTTAGCAGCTGGTGACATGGCTCCAGAATTTAGTCTAGAAAATAGTGATGGAGTAAGTATTAGTTTAAGAGATTTTAGAGGTAAAAATGTAGTATTATACTTCTACCCTAAAGATAATACTCCAGGATGCACAACTGAGGCGTGTGAATTTAGCGCAAATTATGATGAATTTGTAGCTAATGATACTGTGATTGTAGGAGTTAGCCCAGATAATACTAAGAGCCATAGTGGATTTATCGCAAAGCAAAATTTAAAACATATCCTACTAAGTGATATTAATAAAGATGTAGCAAAAGCGTATGGTGTGTGGCAGGTTCGTAAAAATTATGGCAAAGAGTATCTAGGCATAGTAAGAACTACATTTATCATAGATAAAGAGGGCAAAATAGCAAAAGTCTATAAAAGTGTAAAAGCAGCTGGCCATGCTGCTAAAGTCTTAGCTGATTTAATAAAGTAGTTAATTTGTTAGTTCATATATGTTGCAGTGTCGATAGTCACTATTTTATTGCTGAGTTGAAGAAATTATACCCTAATGAGCGAATTATTGGCTACTTTTATGATCCAAATATTCATCCATATAGTGAATTTTTGCTAAGATTTAAAGATGTCAAGCGTAGTTGTAAGCAGCTTGGCATAAAGGTTATTTGCGGCGAGTATGAGTATGAAGAGTGGCTAAGAGGCACTAAGGGTTTAGAAAATGAGCCAGAAAAAGGTAAACGTTGTGAATATTGCTTTGAATTTCGTGTAGGAAATAGCGCAAAAGCCGCCATAGAATTAGGGTGTAAAAAGCTTACTACAACATTGTTAATGAGTCCTAAAAAAAATTTTACACAGTTAGAAAATGCACTAAATAATGCTATAAAAGGGACAAATTTAGAATCTGTTGCTGTGGATTTAAGAAAAAATGGCGGCACCCAAAGACAGTTTGAACTAGCTAAAAGGGATAAGCTCTATCATCAAAACTACTGCGGTTGTATATACGGATTAATTAAACAACGTCAAAATGAAGAGGTGATAGACGAGCTTTGTGAACCACTTGGCGCTCAAATTCAGCCAGGTTCTATCAGTTATCGTTTAAAATTATATAAAAAGGTAAGAAAACTAGAACAAAAAGGGGTAGAATTTGATCTAATTAGACAAAAGATTCTAAACTATAGATTACATTTTGGAAGGGTAAAAATTGATACTAATGTTGTACCTAGTTATTTTATCTTTTACTCACATTTTAAGCTTAAGAGTTCTAAGTTTAATATTGAAGTTTTAAGCGAGCAAGTTAATGTAAATAAAGATGATATTAAACTAATAAGCTTAGCTAAGTTTAACTCCATCGGCGGTTTTAAATATAAAAATATAATGGAATTATTAATTAATCCCCCAAAGATAAAAAAAGAGTTAAAATTGCGTAAAATGATAACAGGTTTAGAATTTAATCTTAGTCCAATCATTGTGTTAGATGAGATAAAAACTGGTAGATATATAATTGAAGCAAATAGTCAAATTTACCACTCTAGCATAGAGTTAGCAGTAAAAATTTAAAAAAATATATCTGAATTTAGCGAAAATTTTTAATATTATTAATAAAATTCAACTAATATTTTGCTAAATTTAGATACAATTTAGCACTTTTTATTCCGAGGTATTTAATGATAGATGTAGTTGAAATCCAAAAAATATTACCACACAGATATCCATTTTTGCTTATTGATAGAGTGTCTAAGCTAGAACCTAGCAAATTTATTAAAGGTTATAAAAATATAACAATTGCTGAGCAAGTTTTCCAAGGTCACTTTCCAGGTCATCCTATATATCCAGGCGTTATGATAATCGAAGGAATGGCGCAAGCTGGCGGTATTTTGGCTTTTAAAAGCATGGGTGAGGCTGAACAAGCTAACGCAGAAGATAAGGTAGTTTATTTTATGAGTATCGATGGGGCAAAATTTAGATCTCCGGTTCGCCCAGGCGATAAACTAGAGTACCATTTAGAGGTCTTAAAACATAAGGGAAATATTTGGGTTTTAGTTGGTAAGGCTTATGTAGATGATAAACTAGTAGCTGAAGCTGAGCTAAAGGCAATGATCGTAGATAAATAATAAGTAGAAAATATGCAAATTCATAGTACAGCAGTAGTTGAAGATGGTGCAATTTTAGGCGATGGGTGCGTGATTGAACCATATGCTTTTGTTAGTTCAAAAGCAATTTTAGGTGATAATGTAACTATTAAACAAGGTGCTAGAATCATTGGTGATACCCATATTGGTAGTGGTAGTAAAATTTATAGTTATGCTATAGTAGGTGATATACCTCAAGATATCAGCCACTCTTTAGAAGATACAGGTGGGGTGAGAATTGGTACTAATGCTACAATTAGGGAGTTTGCTACAATAAATTCAGGCACCAAAAAAGGTGATGGATATACCATAATCGGCAATAATAATTTTATAATGGCTTATACGCACATAGCTCATGATTGTTGTCTTGGTGATGGGATTATTTTGGCTAATGGTGTAA is a genomic window of Campylobacter devanensis containing:
- a CDS encoding epoxyqueuosine reductase QueH; amino-acid sequence: MLVHICCSVDSHYFIAELKKLYPNERIIGYFYDPNIHPYSEFLLRFKDVKRSCKQLGIKVICGEYEYEEWLRGTKGLENEPEKGKRCEYCFEFRVGNSAKAAIELGCKKLTTTLLMSPKKNFTQLENALNNAIKGTNLESVAVDLRKNGGTQRQFELAKRDKLYHQNYCGCIYGLIKQRQNEEVIDELCEPLGAQIQPGSISYRLKLYKKVRKLEQKGVEFDLIRQKILNYRLHFGRVKIDTNVVPSYFIFYSHFKLKSSKFNIEVLSEQVNVNKDDIKLISLAKFNSIGGFKYKNIMELLINPPKIKKELKLRKMITGLEFNLSPIIVLDEIKTGRYIIEANSQIYHSSIELAVKI
- the fabZ gene encoding 3-hydroxyacyl-ACP dehydratase FabZ, with translation MIDVVEIQKILPHRYPFLLIDRVSKLEPSKFIKGYKNITIAEQVFQGHFPGHPIYPGVMIIEGMAQAGGILAFKSMGEAEQANAEDKVVYFMSIDGAKFRSPVRPGDKLEYHLEVLKHKGNIWVLVGKAYVDDKLVAEAELKAMIVDK
- a CDS encoding tetratricopeptide repeat protein, encoding MKRLIWIIALLFSVVVAKDLNLKELEISCDNGDMDACFYLGYFYKYGKFVEQSYHKAAELYQKACDNDYAFACSALGDLYVSGKGVELNYRKAAKLYEKACDNGDLWGCGSLINLYREGEGIRQNYQNAIKSSQKACDNANSLGCLNLGIAYEKAKGVRQDYAIAKEYFGKACDLGDQIGCDNYKRLNIYVKD
- the murI gene encoding glutamate racemase, with amino-acid sequence MVVAVFDSGFGGLSLLNEAKRELKGCDFIYFADNDNAPYGVKSIDEIRALSTDAVEFLRPMADIIVIACNTATSAAISDLRQKFSIPIIGMEPAVKLGQSEDGNILVIATPATIKGAKLNELLKRSNLSDKTYLLPMPKLVEFAQNMEFDSPSVKRYIAEQIAQINATNISLLVLGCTHFNYFKDSFAALMPNCKIVDGINGTIKQIKRRLDELENGKNLDKNLIYYSSKKQKDINLITPFLSRLDEMRKI
- a CDS encoding tautomerase family protein — its product is MPIINIKLSDPMPSRQKLDEIATKITDIMVNDLGKNPQRVVINFDEIRSDATYFGGKSVQAIKEGK
- a CDS encoding menaquinone biosynthesis decarboxylase, whose protein sequence is MHYYINLLKKNNLLKIIEAPCDIDLEIAHISYIEVKKDNSKAILFTNPTNKNGDKFPPVITNIFGSFKALEIIFGRDISDISNEISALLKPKKPNSMKEKIDFFGYLLSLKSIFPKRLKGNGICQECEFKEPNLYKLPVLKTWDDDGGAFITMGQVYTKALNGTTQNLGMYRLQVHSQNELGMHWQIHKDGAHFFHEYKQAGQKMPVSVAIGGDPLYIWCGQAPLPKNIFELMLYGFIRKKPAKLVKSLTNDIYVPFDADFIIEGFVDPNELKDEGRFGDHTGYYTPIEPFPVMKVSKITHKTNPIFAATVVGKPPLEDKYMGYATERIFLPLLQTTAPDLIDYKMPENGVFHNLILAKFNNLYPAHAQQLMHAFWGVGQMSFVKHAIFVPSNAPDLDDYENLAKFVLNKFSPKSCLITSGVCDQLDHASPNSCYGGKLGIDASIDYSTLTPSVISNTELLDKFKKISSDILEIYQYFTDTKNPICMVKVDKKSNLKSLFNSLLTLKKHFKIIIFTDIDSKIDNPYMMVWRITNSIDAQRDIYIDDEQICIDATRKTIDDGYTKEWPKETNCNQEVVKNLIDRGLIDNDTKLFEKFEIFG
- the bcp gene encoding thioredoxin-dependent thiol peroxidase, with the translated sequence MAEKIKEATVFNQEDIDRKVILAAGDMAPEFSLENSDGVSISLRDFRGKNVVLYFYPKDNTPGCTTEACEFSANYDEFVANDTVIVGVSPDNTKSHSGFIAKQNLKHILLSDINKDVAKAYGVWQVRKNYGKEYLGIVRTTFIIDKEGKIAKVYKSVKAAGHAAKVLADLIK